The following proteins are co-located in the Helicobacter acinonychis genome:
- a CDS encoding aromatic amino acid transport family protein, translating to MTQKKETPKDLKKLNLFDLRWMASLFGTAVGAGILFLPIRAGGHGIWAIVAMSAIIFPLTYLGHRALAYFIGSKDKEDITMVVRSHFGTQWGFLITLLYFLAIYPICLAYGVGITNVFDNFFTNQLHLVPFHRSLLAVVLVSLMMLVMVFNATIVTRICNALVYPLCLILLLFSLYLIPYWQVNNLSVMPSFKEFVLAIWLTLPVLVFSFNHSPIISTFTQNVEKEYGAFKEYKLNQIELGTSLMLLGFVMFFVFSCVMCLNADDFMKAREQNIPILSYFANTLNNPLINYAGPVVAFLAIFSSFFGHYYGAKEGLEGIIIQGLKLKKASKTLSVGVTIFLWLSITLVAYINPNILDFIENLGGPIIALILFVMPMVAFYSVSSLKRFRNFKVDIFVFIFGSLTALSVFLGLF from the coding sequence ATGACGCAAAAAAAAGAAACTCCAAAAGATCTCAAAAAACTCAATTTGTTTGATTTGCGCTGGATGGCGTCCTTATTTGGCACGGCGGTGGGGGCTGGGATTTTATTTTTGCCTATTAGAGCCGGTGGGCATGGGATATGGGCCATTGTAGCGATGAGTGCAATTATTTTCCCTTTAACTTACCTAGGGCATAGAGCTTTAGCTTATTTTATAGGATCTAAAGATAAAGAAGACATTACGATGGTCGTTCGCTCGCATTTTGGCACTCAATGGGGGTTTCTTATCACTTTGCTTTATTTCTTGGCGATTTATCCTATTTGCTTGGCTTATGGGGTGGGTATCACGAATGTGTTTGACAATTTTTTTACCAATCAATTGCATTTAGTGCCTTTTCATCGTAGCTTATTGGCTGTCGTTTTAGTTTCTTTAATGATGCTTGTAATGGTTTTTAACGCCACGATTGTCACACGCATTTGTAACGCTTTAGTGTATCCTTTATGCTTGATTTTATTGCTTTTTTCTTTGTATCTTATCCCCTATTGGCAAGTTAATAACCTTTCTGTAATGCCGAGTTTTAAAGAATTTGTGCTAGCTATTTGGCTAACCTTACCGGTGCTTGTGTTTTCATTCAACCATAGCCCCATTATTTCAACCTTCACTCAAAATGTGGAAAAAGAATACGGCGCTTTCAAAGAGTATAAACTCAATCAAATTGAATTAGGCACATCGCTCATGCTTTTAGGGTTTGTGATGTTTTTTGTGTTTTCTTGTGTCATGTGCTTGAATGCTGATGATTTTATGAAAGCAAGGGAGCAAAATATCCCCATTTTAAGCTATTTTGCTAACACTTTAAACAACCCCTTAATCAATTATGCAGGGCCTGTGGTGGCTTTTTTAGCGATTTTTTCATCTTTTTTTGGGCATTATTACGGAGCTAAAGAGGGCTTAGAAGGCATTATTATACAAGGCTTAAAATTGAAAAAGGCTTCTAAAACCTTGAGCGTGGGTGTAACGATCTTTTTATGGCTTAGTATCACGCTTGTGGCTTATATTAACCCTAATATCTTAGATTTTATTGAAAATTTAGGCGGTCCCATTATCGCGCTCATTCTTTTTGTAATGCCTATGGTAGCTTTTTATAGCGTTTCTAGTTTGAAGCGTTTTAGAAATTTCAAAGTGGATATTTTTGTGTTTATCTTTGGGAGCTTAACGGCTTTGAGCGTGTTTTTAGGATTGTTCTAA
- a CDS encoding L-serine ammonia-lyase → MASFSILSIFKIGVGPSSSHTIGPMEAGARFCGLLKDILEQVARIQITLHGSLALTGKGHLSDEAVLIGLHGIYANELDIATKKALLHEVFENKVLKLANQHHIPFDYSKDLIFDNKPLARHQNALILKAFNAKNEVLKEETYYSVGGGFVYTEKELDNLAEENENESVAYDFSSAKELLELCQKHEKNIAEIVRLRENALKNHPDTTMTKIYHAMLECYHNGANSKEMYLPGFLKVTRLAPSIKTRLEKHPKNGNDPLALIDYISLYARAIAEENASGGKVVTAPTNGACAVVPSVLLYAKNHLFENLSQKSINDFLLTSAAIGYLYKKNASLSGAEAGCQAEIGVASSMAAGGLAYLYQATIKQVLMASEIAMEHHLGLTCDPVGGLVQIPCIERNVLGAIKAISASKLALEDAYKPKVSLDEVIATMYATGKDMNEKYKETSLGGLAKTLEC, encoded by the coding sequence ATGGCTAGTTTTTCTATTTTATCCATTTTTAAAATCGGCGTTGGGCCTAGCTCTTCACACACCATAGGGCCTATGGAAGCTGGGGCGAGATTTTGCGGATTGTTAAAAGATATTTTAGAACAAGTTGCACGCATTCAAATCACCTTGCATGGCTCATTAGCATTGACCGGTAAAGGGCATTTGAGCGATGAGGCGGTTTTGATTGGCTTGCATGGTATTTATGCTAACGAGTTGGATATAGCAACCAAAAAAGCCTTGCTGCATGAAGTGTTTGAAAATAAGGTTTTAAAACTCGCTAACCAACATCATATCCCTTTTGATTATTCTAAAGATTTGATTTTTGACAATAAACCTTTAGCAAGACACCAAAATGCTCTTATTTTAAAAGCTTTTAACGCTAAAAATGAGGTTTTAAAAGAAGAAACCTACTATTCTGTTGGCGGAGGATTTGTCTATACTGAAAAAGAATTAGACAACTTGGCTGAAGAGAATGAAAATGAAAGCGTCGCTTATGATTTTTCAAGCGCTAAAGAATTGCTAGAATTATGCCAAAAACACGAAAAAAACATTGCTGAAATCGTGCGTTTGAGAGAAAACGCACTCAAAAACCACCCTGATACAACGATGACTAAAATTTATCATGCGATGCTTGAATGCTATCATAATGGGGCTAACTCTAAAGAAATGTATCTTCCTGGTTTTTTGAAAGTAACACGATTAGCCCCAAGCATTAAAACGCGTTTAGAAAAACACCCCAAAAATGGGAATGACCCCTTAGCTTTGATTGATTACATCTCGCTTTACGCTCGTGCCATTGCTGAAGAAAATGCTAGTGGCGGTAAGGTGGTAACCGCCCCTACTAACGGAGCGTGTGCGGTGGTGCCAAGTGTGCTTTTATATGCTAAAAACCATTTGTTTGAAAATTTATCGCAAAAATCTATCAATGATTTTTTGCTCACTAGTGCGGCGATTGGCTATCTTTATAAGAAAAACGCTTCCTTGAGTGGTGCAGAAGCGGGGTGTCAGGCTGAAATTGGTGTGGCAAGCTCTATGGCTGCAGGGGGGTTAGCTTATTTGTATCAAGCCACGATCAAACAGGTTTTAATGGCTAGTGAAATCGCTATGGAACACCACTTGGGATTGACATGCGATCCTGTTGGGGGCTTGGTGCAAATCCCTTGTATTGAACGCAATGTTTTAGGGGCAATTAAAGCGATCAGCGCTTCTAAATTGGCTTTAGAAGATGCATACAAGCCTAAAGTGAGTTTAGATGAAGTGATCGCTACGATGTATGCGACTGGGAAAGACATGAATGAAAAATACAAAGAGACTTCGTTAGGGGGGTTAGCCAAAACGCTAGAATGCTAA
- a CDS encoding PepSY-associated TM helix domain-containing protein, with translation MTKMMRYFHIYATTFFFPLVLLFAMSGFLLLFGVRQDTGANIKEWVLEKSLKKEERLDFLKDFLKENHIAMPKKIEPRDYRGALAIGTPLYEIRIETKDAQTKIKTIERGFLGALIMLHKAKVGIVFQVLLGIFCVFLLLFYLSAFLMVALKDTKRMFVSILMGIVVFLGAIYWSL, from the coding sequence ATGACTAAAATGATGCGCTATTTCCACATTTATGCGACCACTTTTTTCTTCCCCTTAGTGTTGCTTTTTGCAATGAGTGGGTTTTTATTGCTCTTTGGGGTGAGACAAGACACTGGTGCTAACATCAAAGAGTGGGTTTTAGAAAAATCTTTAAAAAAAGAAGAGCGGTTGGATTTTTTAAAAGACTTTTTAAAAGAAAATCATATCGCTATGCCTAAAAAGATAGAGCCTAGAGATTATAGGGGGGCGTTAGCTATCGGCACGCCTTTGTATGAAATCAGGATTGAAACCAAAGACGCTCAAACGAAAATCAAAACCATTGAAAGAGGTTTTTTAGGCGCGTTAATCATGTTGCATAAGGCTAAAGTGGGTATCGTGTTTCAGGTGCTTTTAGGGATTTTTTGCGTGTTTTTGTTGTTGTTTTACTTGAGTGCGTTTTTAATGGTAGCGCTTAAAGATACTAAACGCATGTTTGTGAGTATTTTGATGGGGATCGTTGTGTTTTTAGGAGCGATTTATTGGTCTTTGTAG
- a CDS encoding glutathionylspermidine synthase family protein, whose protein sequence is MQVIPLKPLDNKTLEEIGLDWHTDSDNSSYIADEMVVVSQKEADAYYDACNELYDMFVETAEEVIENERFFELDIPNMLIPMIKQSFEEEVHWHIYGRFDLAGGLDGKPIKLLEFNADTPTMLYETAVIQWALLKANGYDENKQFNNLYEALGENFKRMVTLGEDTSHFEEMYEGWKILFSSVRDNIEEERTMRFLQDAAQSVGFETDFSYIDEVEFNAEEGVFKNGLNYEFLFKLIPWENIAIDEPELALLMQSMMENRNTIFLNPAYTILFQSKRFLKLLWDRYPNHPLLLETSYEPLANKKQIKKVAFGREGANSEIFEASMQSLLKTDGVYSNHKPIYQEFYELNSHNGLYYQPNVFFAYESCALGFRKGGLVLDNFSKFVSHRLQ, encoded by the coding sequence ATGCAAGTAATTCCTTTAAAACCTTTAGACAATAAGACTTTAGAAGAAATCGGTTTGGATTGGCACACTGATAGCGATAACTCTTCTTATATCGCTGATGAAATGGTGGTAGTTTCTCAAAAAGAAGCGGACGCCTATTATGACGCTTGCAATGAGCTTTATGACATGTTCGTAGAGACGGCTGAAGAGGTGATAGAAAACGAGCGCTTTTTTGAATTAGATATTCCTAACATGCTCATTCCTATGATCAAGCAGAGTTTTGAAGAAGAAGTGCATTGGCATATTTATGGGCGTTTTGATTTGGCTGGGGGGCTTGATGGTAAGCCCATTAAATTGCTAGAATTTAACGCAGATACCCCCACCATGCTCTATGAAACTGCAGTGATCCAGTGGGCGTTACTCAAAGCCAATGGCTATGATGAAAATAAGCAATTCAATAATCTCTATGAAGCACTTGGCGAGAATTTCAAACGCATGGTAACTTTGGGCGAAGACACGAGCCATTTTGAAGAAATGTATGAGGGGTGGAAAATCCTTTTTTCAAGCGTTAGGGATAATATTGAAGAAGAACGCACCATGCGTTTTTTACAAGACGCCGCTCAAAGCGTAGGGTTTGAAACGGATTTTTCTTACATTGATGAGGTGGAGTTTAATGCAGAAGAGGGCGTGTTTAAAAACGGCTTGAATTATGAATTTCTATTCAAATTAATCCCATGGGAAAATATCGCTATTGATGAGCCAGAATTGGCCCTTTTAATGCAAAGCATGATGGAAAATAGAAACACGATTTTTTTAAACCCTGCTTATACGATCCTTTTCCAATCCAAGCGTTTTTTAAAACTTTTATGGGATAGATACCCCAACCACCCCTTATTGTTAGAAACGAGCTATGAACCTTTAGCCAATAAAAAGCAAATCAAAAAAGTGGCTTTTGGTAGGGAAGGGGCCAATAGTGAAATTTTTGAAGCTTCCATGCAATCGCTCTTAAAAACGGACGGCGTTTATTCTAACCACAAGCCCATTTATCAAGAGTTTTATGAACTCAATTCGCATAATGGCTTGTATTACCAACCCAATGTGTTTTTTGCTTATGAATCTTGTGCATTAGGGTTTAGAAAAGGGGGGTTGGTTTTGGATAATTTTTCTAAATTTGTGAGCCACAGGTTGCAATAA
- a CDS encoding UPF0323 family lipoprotein: MKKPYRKISDYAIVGGLSALVVVSIVGCKSNADDKSKEQSHLTQSVQKGAFVILEEQKDKSYKVIEEYPSSKTHIVVRDLNGNERVLSDEEIQKLIKEEEAKIDNGTSKLVQPNSGGSNESSGFGLGSAILGSAAGAILGSYIGNKLFNNPNYQQNAQRTYKSPQAYQRSQNSFSKSTPSASGVGGANRGKSGFFGSSKPTSSPAVSSGTRGFNS; this comes from the coding sequence ATGAAAAAACCATACAGAAAGATTTCTGATTATGCGATCGTGGGTGGTTTGAGTGCATTAGTGGTGGTAAGCATCGTGGGGTGTAAGAGCAATGCTGATGACAAATCCAAAGAGCAAAGCCATTTAACTCAAAGCGTTCAAAAAGGTGCGTTTGTGATTTTAGAAGAGCAAAAGGACAAATCTTACAAGGTTATTGAAGAATACCCTAGCTCAAAAACCCACATTGTGGTGCGTGATTTAAATGGCAATGAACGCGTGCTCAGCGATGAAGAGATTCAAAAGCTTATTAAAGAAGAAGAAGCTAAAATTGATAATGGCACGAGCAAACTTGTCCAACCCAATAGTGGAGGGAGTAATGAAAGCTCAGGCTTTGGCTTGGGGAGTGCGATTTTAGGGAGTGCGGCGGGGGCGATTTTAGGGAGTTATATCGGTAATAAGCTTTTCAACAACCCTAATTACCAGCAAAACGCCCAACGGACCTACAAATCCCCACAAGCTTACCAACGCTCTCAAAATTCCTTTTCTAAAAGCACACCTAGTGCTTCAGGCGTAGGTGGTGCGAATAGGGGAAAAAGCGGTTTTTTTGGCTCTAGCAAGCCTACAAGTTCGCCGGCGGTAAGCTCTGGGACAAGGGGCTTTAACTCATAA
- the dsbK gene encoding protein disulfide-isomerase DsbK, whose amino-acid sequence MILRASVLSVFLLVSLGAAPESPANKQMQDNLVKVIEKQTSKKVRILETKSLKSNQDLKIVVVEDPDTKYQIPLVVSKDGNLVIGLSNIFFSNKSDDVQLVAETNQRIQTLNATQQNSAKLNAIFNEVPADYVVELPSTNAANKDKILYIVSDPMCPHCQRELTKLRDHLKENTVKMVIVGWLGVNSAKKAALIQEEMAQAKARGASVEDKISIIEKIYSTQYDINAQKEPEDLRTKVENVTKKIFEPGVIKGVPFLYHYRS is encoded by the coding sequence ATGATATTAAGAGCGAGTGTGTTGAGCGTGTTCCTTCTTGTAAGTTTAGGGGCAGCCCCTGAAAGTCCGGCTAATAAGCAAATGCAAGACAATTTAGTTAAGGTGATTGAAAAACAAACTAGTAAAAAGGTGCGTATTTTAGAGACTAAATCTTTGAAATCCAATCAAGATTTAAAAATCGTGGTGGTAGAAGACCCAGACACTAAATATCAAATCCCGCTTGTGGTGAGTAAGGATGGTAATTTAGTCATAGGGCTTAGCAATATCTTTTTTAGCAATAAAAGCGACGATGTGCAATTGGTCGCCGAAACCAATCAAAGAATCCAAACCCTTAATGCTACCCAGCAAAATAGCGCGAAATTGAACGCTATTTTTAATGAAGTGCCTGCTGATTATGTGGTAGAACTACCTTCCACTAACGCTGCAAATAAAGACAAGATCCTTTATATTGTCTCTGATCCCATGTGTCCGCATTGCCAAAGAGAGCTCACTAAACTCAGAGACCACTTGAAAGAAAACACCGTTAAAATGGTTATTGTGGGGTGGCTTGGGGTCAATTCGGCTAAAAAAGCGGCTTTGATCCAAGAAGAAATGGCACAGGCTAAGGCTAGGGGAGCGAGCGTGGAAGATAAAATCTCTATCATTGAAAAGATTTATTCCACCCAATATGATATTAATGCCCAAAAAGAGCCTGAAGATTTACGCACTAAAGTGGAAAATGTCACTAAAAAGATTTTTGAGCCCGGCGTGATTAAAGGCGTGCCTTTCTTGTATCATTATAGGTCATAA
- the kdsB gene encoding 3-deoxy-manno-octulosonate cytidylyltransferase → MIIIPARLKSSRFENKVLECIFGLPMVVRCAKNASLVDECVVACDDESIMEVCQKFHIKAVMTSKHHNSGTERCLEAAQLLGLKNDERVLNLQGDEPFLEKEVIAMLLEATKNAPFMATCAKVIDKEKAKNPNLVKVVLDHQNNALYFSRSLIPFLRDFDLKRPTPLLGHIGIYGFHNREILEELCSLKPCVLEEIEKLEQLRALYYQKNILVKIVQSESVGIDTKEDLQNALKIFNSLPTTP, encoded by the coding sequence ATGATTATCATCCCTGCTAGATTAAAATCCAGCCGTTTTGAAAATAAAGTGCTAGAATGTATTTTTGGCTTGCCTATGGTGGTCCGTTGCGCTAAAAATGCGAGTTTAGTTGATGAATGCGTAGTCGCTTGCGATGATGAAAGCATTATGGAAGTGTGTCAAAAATTCCATATTAAAGCGGTGATGACCTCCAAACACCATAATAGCGGCACGGAGCGCTGTTTGGAAGCGGCTCAACTCTTAGGATTAAAAAACGATGAAAGGGTTTTAAACTTGCAAGGCGATGAGCCTTTTTTAGAAAAAGAAGTCATTGCAATGTTATTAGAAGCCACTAAAAACGCTCCTTTCATGGCGACCTGCGCTAAAGTCATTGATAAAGAAAAAGCCAAAAACCCTAATTTAGTCAAGGTGGTTTTAGACCATCAAAATAACGCCTTGTATTTTTCACGCTCCCTTATCCCCTTTTTACGAGATTTTGATTTGAAACGCCCCACGCCTCTTTTAGGGCATATTGGCATTTATGGTTTTCATAATAGAGAGATCTTAGAAGAATTATGCTCCTTAAAGCCATGCGTTTTAGAAGAGATAGAAAAGTTAGAGCAATTGAGGGCTTTGTATTATCAAAAAAATATTCTAGTGAAAATCGTTCAAAGTGAAAGCGTGGGTATTGACACGAAAGAAGATTTGCAAAACGCTTTGAAAATTTTTAACTCTCTGCCAACAACGCCGTGA
- a CDS encoding DNA adenine methylase produces MNYIGSKYKLIPFIKENIHAVVGSDLSCTIFCDLFAGTGIVGHAFKKAVNKIISNDLEYYSFVLNQNYIANIQEIPNKQELIDEINSVALKKGFIYSHYSLGGSSRQYFSETNAQKIDAMRLKIEELKRSQNIDGHAYYFLLASLLESADKVANTASVYGAFLKHLKKSAQKELILEGAHFDLSQNANEVYQQDSNDLIEKISGDILYLDPPYNARQYGANYHLLNTIATYTPFIPKGKTGLPSYQKSSFCSRNKILNAFENLIKKARFKYIFLSYNNEGLMNETEIRNILKKYGTYSLFTKTYMRFKADNTRVHKATHTKEFLHVLIK; encoded by the coding sequence ATGAACTACATCGGTTCTAAATACAAGCTCATTCCCTTTATTAAGGAAAATATCCATGCGGTTGTGGGCAGTGATCTCTCTTGCACGATTTTTTGTGATCTGTTCGCTGGGACGGGTATTGTGGGGCACGCGTTTAAAAAAGCCGTTAATAAGATTATCTCTAATGATTTGGAGTATTATAGCTTTGTTTTGAATCAAAATTATATTGCCAACATTCAAGAGATCCCTAACAAACAAGAGCTTATTGATGAGATTAATAGCGTTGCTTTAAAAAAGGGCTTTATCTATTCGCATTATTCTTTAGGAGGGAGTTCAAGGCAGTATTTTAGCGAAACGAACGCTCAAAAAATTGATGCGATGCGTTTAAAAATTGAAGAGCTCAAGCGTTCTCAAAATATTGATGGCCATGCGTATTATTTTTTGCTCGCATCGTTATTGGAGAGTGCAGACAAGGTGGCTAATACCGCTTCAGTTTATGGGGCTTTTTTAAAACACCTTAAAAAAAGCGCTCAAAAAGAACTCATTTTAGAAGGCGCTCATTTTGATTTGAGCCAAAACGCTAACGAAGTATATCAGCAGGATTCCAATGATTTGATTGAAAAGATTTCAGGGGATATTTTGTATTTAGACCCCCCTTATAATGCGAGACAATATGGGGCGAACTATCATTTATTAAACACGATTGCCACTTATACACCCTTTATCCCAAAAGGTAAAACCGGCTTGCCCAGTTACCAGAAATCATCGTTTTGCTCTCGCAATAAGATTTTAAATGCCTTTGAAAACTTGATCAAAAAAGCGCGATTCAAATACATCTTTTTAAGCTATAACAATGAAGGGCTTATGAATGAAACAGAGATTAGAAATATCTTAAAAAAATACGGCACTTACTCTTTATTCACCAAAACCTACATGCGTTTTAAAGCAGACAATACACGCGTCCACAAAGCCACGCACACCAAAGAATTTTTGCATGTTCTTATTAAGTGA
- the cysE gene encoding serine O-acetyltransferase, whose translation MKGKNTFQTNSIIKDLSYSLERVLQEDPAARNKWEVFLLYPGIHALLCHRLAHALHKRGFYFIARTLSQLARFITGIEIHPGAKIGRGLFIDHGMGVVIGETTEIGDDVTIYHGVTLGGTGKLKGKRHPTLGNRVVVGAGAKVLGAICVGDGAKIGANAVVLSDLPAGSTAVSTKAKIIIKDC comes from the coding sequence ATGAAGGGGAAAAATACATTTCAAACAAACTCTATAATAAAGGATTTATCTTATAGTTTGGAGCGTGTTTTGCAAGAAGATCCTGCAGCTAGGAATAAGTGGGAGGTTTTCTTGCTTTATCCGGGTATTCATGCACTGCTTTGCCACCGCCTAGCGCATGCGTTGCACAAGCGTGGGTTTTATTTTATTGCACGCACACTTTCTCAGCTGGCACGCTTTATCACTGGGATAGAAATCCATCCGGGTGCTAAGATTGGGCGAGGGCTTTTTATCGATCATGGCATGGGCGTGGTGATTGGCGAGACCACAGAGATTGGAGATGATGTTACCATTTATCATGGCGTAACTCTAGGGGGCACGGGCAAGCTCAAGGGTAAGCGCCACCCTACTTTAGGCAACCGTGTGGTAGTGGGGGCAGGGGCTAAGGTCTTGGGTGCAATTTGCGTGGGCGATGGTGCGAAGATTGGGGCTAATGCTGTGGTGCTTTCAGATTTACCCGCAGGCTCTACTGCTGTAAGCACTAAAGCTAAAATCATTATAAAGGATTGTTAG
- a CDS encoding cytochrome c1, whose product MKEFKILIILIVVIGVIYYGVEPYAHSVMHPKVAPADFAFKDLEPIDLKNGDANRGKQLVAENCTACHGIKSQNIPAPMDSLSASNSFGVVPPDLSHVAGVLNANFLAHFIKDPVKTAKLSHKFNDERPYPMPAFSQFSDKDLSDIVAYLTSILPKSLSDKEVFAQSCQRCHSLDYAKDKAFSDAKDLANYLGSHAPDLSMMIRAKGEHGLNIFINDPQKLLPGTAMPRVGLNEQAQKQVISYLQKAGDRKKHERNTLGIKIMVFFAVLSFLAYAWKRKVWGEVH is encoded by the coding sequence ATGAAAGAATTTAAAATTCTAATTATCCTTATTGTAGTGATAGGCGTGATTTATTATGGGGTTGAGCCTTATGCACATTCTGTGATGCACCCTAAAGTCGCTCCGGCAGATTTTGCTTTCAAAGATTTAGAGCCTATTGATTTGAAAAATGGCGATGCCAATAGGGGCAAACAGCTTGTAGCAGAAAATTGCACCGCTTGTCATGGTATCAAGTCTCAAAACATTCCAGCCCCTATGGATAGTCTTAGTGCGAGCAACTCTTTTGGGGTTGTGCCACCGGATTTAAGCCATGTGGCGGGGGTTTTGAATGCGAATTTCTTAGCCCACTTCATCAAAGACCCTGTGAAAACAGCGAAGTTGAGCCATAAATTCAACGATGAAAGGCCTTATCCTATGCCGGCGTTTTCTCAATTTAGCGATAAAGATTTGAGCGATATTGTGGCGTATCTCACTTCTATTTTGCCTAAAAGCTTGAGCGATAAGGAAGTGTTTGCTCAAAGCTGTCAAAGATGCCATAGCCTAGATTATGCTAAAGACAAGGCGTTTAGCGACGCTAAAGATTTAGCCAATTATTTAGGCTCTCATGCACCTGATTTGTCCATGATGATTAGAGCTAAGGGTGAACATGGCTTGAATATTTTCATCAATGACCCACAAAAGCTTTTACCTGGCACGGCTATGCCTAGGGTGGGGTTGAACGAACAAGCTCAAAAACAAGTCATCTCTTATTTGCAAAAAGCAGGCGATCGCAAAAAACATGAAAGAAATACTTTAGGGATTAAGATTATGGTTTTCTTTGCGGTGTTATCGTTCTTGGCTTATGCTTGGAAAAGAAAGGTTTGGGGCGAAGTGCATTGA
- a CDS encoding cytochrome b: MAEIKKAKNLGEWLDMRLGTNKLVKVLMTEYWIPKNINFLWAMGVILLTLFGVLVVSGIFLLMYYKPDAKMAFDSVNFTIMQEVAYGWLWRHMHATAASMIFVIIYIHMFVAIYYGSYKKGREMIWISGMILFVVFSAEAFSGYMLPWGQMSYWAAAVITNLFGGIPFIGADVVEWIRGNYVVADSTLTRFFMLHVFLLPIAIILLIGVHFYSLRIPHVNNQEGEEIDFELEEKKFIEGKKKESKVIPFWPVFLSKDIFVVCAFMVFFFYLVCYHYDFAMDPINFERANSLKTPPHIYPEWYFLWSYEVLRGFFFSADLGLMAFGVAQVIFFLLPFLDRSPVVAPAHKRPAFMVWFWLVIIDMIVLTIYGKLPPLGIGKYIGLAGSITFLALFFVVLPIITIAERKKQGGVR; this comes from the coding sequence ATGGCAGAGATAAAAAAAGCGAAAAATTTAGGCGAATGGTTGGACATGCGTCTTGGCACTAACAAGCTTGTTAAAGTGCTAATGACAGAATATTGGATCCCTAAAAACATCAATTTCTTATGGGCTATGGGGGTGATTTTATTAACCCTTTTTGGCGTGCTTGTAGTTTCAGGGATTTTCTTGCTCATGTATTACAAGCCTGATGCGAAAATGGCGTTTGATAGCGTGAATTTCACAATCATGCAAGAAGTGGCTTATGGCTGGCTTTGGCGCCACATGCATGCCACTGCAGCAAGCATGATTTTTGTCATCATTTATATCCATATGTTTGTCGCTATCTATTATGGCTCTTACAAAAAGGGTCGTGAGATGATTTGGATTAGTGGCATGATTTTATTTGTGGTCTTTAGTGCGGAAGCCTTTAGTGGGTATATGTTGCCTTGGGGGCAGATGAGCTATTGGGCGGCAGCGGTTATCACCAATTTATTTGGAGGTATTCCTTTTATTGGGGCTGATGTGGTGGAGTGGATCAGGGGTAATTATGTCGTGGCAGATTCCACTTTAACGCGCTTTTTCATGCTTCATGTGTTTTTATTGCCTATTGCGATTATTTTGCTCATTGGGGTGCATTTCTACTCTTTACGCATTCCGCATGTCAATAACCAAGAAGGCGAAGAAATTGACTTTGAATTGGAAGAGAAAAAATTCATTGAAGGCAAGAAAAAGGAATCTAAAGTCATTCCTTTTTGGCCGGTATTCTTGTCTAAAGATATTTTTGTGGTTTGTGCATTCATGGTCTTTTTCTTTTACTTGGTGTGTTACCACTATGATTTTGCGATGGATCCTATTAACTTTGAAAGGGCTAACAGCCTTAAAACGCCGCCTCATATTTACCCTGAGTGGTATTTCTTATGGAGCTATGAAGTCTTAAGGGGCTTTTTCTTTAGCGCTGATTTAGGGTTAATGGCCTTTGGCGTGGCGCAAGTGATTTTCTTCTTACTGCCTTTCTTGGATCGAAGTCCGGTGGTCGCTCCTGCACACAAACGGCCTGCTTTTATGGTGTGGTTTTGGCTTGTAATTATTGATATGATTGTTTTAACGATCTATGGTAAATTGCCTCCACTTGGAATAGGTAAATACATTGGGTTGGCTGGTTCGATCACTTTCTTAGCCCTTTTCTTTGTGGTATTGCCCATTATTACTATTGCTGAGAGGAAGAAACAAGGGGGTGTTAGATGA